In one window of Kitasatospora sp. MMS16-BH015 DNA:
- a CDS encoding DUF3662 and FHA domain-containing protein, which translates to MGVLKKFEQRLEGLVNGTFAKVFKSEVQPVEIAGALQRECDNNATIWNRDRTVVPNDFIVELSAHDHERLSPYSGQLGTELAGMVREYAEAQRYSFMGPLQVTLERAEDLDTGLYRVRSRTLAAEEPPAPPQPPAQPPHQPTGYGRQPTPPAPGAPWQQPGAGGYAAPPPPAAPPGMPPSTPAMPPAAPGGGNVRPFPGAGHGGAATRRWIEVNGTRHQITGNACVLGRSTEADVRIDDPGVSRKHAEIRPGTPAMVLDLGSTNGIVVDGQHTQRATLRDGSRIVLGSTTIVYRQVEG; encoded by the coding sequence ATGGGAGTCCTGAAGAAGTTCGAACAGCGGCTTGAGGGTCTCGTCAACGGCACCTTCGCCAAGGTCTTCAAGTCCGAGGTCCAGCCCGTGGAGATCGCCGGCGCCCTGCAGCGCGAGTGCGACAACAACGCCACCATCTGGAACCGCGACCGCACCGTGGTGCCCAACGACTTCATCGTGGAGCTGAGCGCGCACGACCACGAGCGGCTCAGCCCCTACTCCGGCCAGCTCGGCACCGAGCTGGCCGGCATGGTGCGCGAATACGCCGAGGCGCAGCGCTACAGCTTCATGGGCCCGCTCCAGGTGACGCTGGAGCGGGCCGAGGACCTGGACACCGGGCTGTACCGGGTGCGCAGCCGCACCCTGGCCGCCGAGGAGCCCCCGGCCCCGCCGCAGCCGCCCGCCCAGCCCCCGCACCAGCCCACCGGCTACGGCCGCCAGCCCACCCCGCCGGCCCCGGGCGCGCCCTGGCAGCAGCCCGGCGCGGGCGGGTACGCCGCGCCGCCGCCCCCGGCCGCACCCCCCGGCATGCCCCCGAGCACCCCGGCCATGCCGCCGGCGGCCCCCGGTGGCGGCAACGTCCGCCCCTTCCCCGGCGCGGGCCACGGCGGCGCCGCCACCCGGCGCTGGATCGAGGTCAACGGCACCCGGCACCAGATCACCGGGAACGCCTGCGTGCTCGGCCGCTCCACCGAGGCCGACGTGCGGATCGACGACCCAGGCGTCTCCCGCAAGCACGCCGAGATCCGGCCGGGCACCCCGGCGATGGTGCTCGACCTCGGCTCGACCAACGGCATCGTGGTGGACGGGCAGCACACCCAGCGCGCTACGCTCCGCGACGGCTCCAGGATCGTCCTGGGGAGCACCACCATCGTCTACCGACAGGTCGAAGGGTAG
- a CDS encoding peptidase inhibitor family I36 protein — protein sequence MKLSWSARAAVAGGAALLSLGTVAATGAHASTGEDNQMNPTACVSNVNSSFQFTLWYNSSYSGSWRNIGWSVLDFDDERVGGDAQAGTQPLKFCSNGAAGGGQGLKNNAASAQNRHSKSTANVYYNKNFRGKVDSLANRSSWFQLKETYNNNASFQWI from the coding sequence ATGAAGCTGTCCTGGTCCGCCCGCGCCGCCGTTGCAGGTGGTGCCGCACTCCTGTCCCTCGGCACAGTCGCCGCCACGGGCGCCCACGCCAGCACGGGGGAGGACAACCAGATGAACCCCACTGCCTGCGTCAGCAACGTGAACAGCAGCTTCCAGTTCACCCTTTGGTACAACTCCTCCTACTCCGGCAGCTGGCGCAACATCGGCTGGAGTGTCCTCGACTTCGATGACGAGCGTGTCGGTGGCGACGCGCAGGCCGGCACCCAGCCGCTGAAGTTCTGCAGCAACGGAGCGGCGGGCGGGGGACAGGGTCTGAAGAACAACGCCGCGTCGGCCCAGAACCGCCATTCGAAGTCCACGGCGAACGTCTACTACAACAAGAACTTCAGGGGCAAAGTGGACTCGCTGGCGAATCGCTCCAGCTGGTTCCAGTTGAAGGAGACCTACAACAACAACGCTTCGTTCCAGTGGATCTGA
- a CDS encoding PP2C family serine/threonine-protein phosphatase codes for MSLVLRFAAGSHKGLIREGNEDSGYAGPRLLAVADGMGGAAAGEVASSEVLGSILRLDQDTSGADLLTLLNTAVQDANERLRQMVEEDPQLEGMGCTLTALLWTGRQMGLVHIGDSRAYLLRDGRLDQITQDHTWVQRLVDEGRITPEEAETHPQRSLLMRALDGRGQVEPDLSIREVRAGDRYLICSDGLSGPVSHQTLEETLGSFYSPEQTIQELIQLALRGGGPDNITCIVADVIEVGHTDTLSGQLTDLPVVVGAVADTPPGHHDQLMPNHPAARAAGLGRTPQAPPAPQGAFGPAEGYGAPQGYPAEGHPAGEYGAEGYGTGYEDSYGEPYGQQQAEPYRAAAEPEPYDEDYLDEPRRRRGLKVSIAVVAVLAVLGGAGYFGWRWTQDQYYVGADGNVVAVYRGVNQNLAGLSLSSVYQSFGEVELKYLPTYQRTQVSNTIQAKSLDDARDQVKRLSDQAAVCKKIDGASPATPSTTPSPSPSPTVPAQGTSPTPSPTPPLSAAEQLLASNCPAK; via the coding sequence ATGAGTCTCGTGCTGCGGTTCGCCGCCGGTTCCCACAAGGGCCTGATCCGGGAGGGGAACGAGGACTCCGGCTACGCCGGGCCGCGGCTGCTCGCCGTGGCCGACGGCATGGGCGGGGCGGCGGCCGGTGAGGTCGCCTCCTCCGAGGTGCTCGGGTCGATCCTCCGGCTCGACCAGGACACCTCCGGGGCCGACCTGCTGACCCTGCTCAACACCGCGGTGCAGGACGCCAACGAGCGCCTGCGCCAGATGGTCGAGGAGGACCCGCAGCTCGAGGGCATGGGCTGCACCCTCACCGCGCTGCTCTGGACCGGCCGCCAGATGGGCCTGGTGCACATCGGCGACTCCCGCGCGTACCTGCTCCGGGACGGCCGCCTCGACCAGATCACCCAGGACCACACCTGGGTGCAGCGCCTGGTCGACGAGGGCCGGATCACGCCCGAGGAGGCCGAGACCCACCCGCAGCGCTCGCTGCTGATGCGCGCCCTGGACGGCCGCGGCCAGGTCGAGCCCGACCTGTCGATCCGCGAGGTCCGGGCCGGCGACCGGTACCTGATCTGCTCCGACGGCCTCTCCGGCCCGGTCTCCCACCAGACCCTGGAGGAGACCCTCGGCAGCTTCTACTCCCCCGAGCAGACCATCCAGGAGCTGATCCAGCTCGCCCTGCGCGGCGGCGGCCCGGACAACATCACCTGCATCGTGGCGGACGTGATCGAGGTCGGCCACACCGACACCCTGAGCGGTCAGCTGACCGACCTGCCGGTGGTGGTCGGCGCCGTCGCCGACACCCCGCCCGGCCACCACGACCAGCTGATGCCCAACCACCCGGCCGCCCGCGCGGCGGGCCTGGGCCGCACCCCGCAGGCCCCGCCGGCCCCCCAGGGTGCCTTCGGCCCGGCCGAGGGCTACGGCGCCCCGCAGGGCTACCCGGCCGAGGGCCACCCCGCCGGGGAGTACGGCGCCGAGGGCTACGGCACCGGCTACGAGGACAGCTACGGCGAGCCCTACGGGCAGCAGCAGGCCGAGCCCTACCGGGCGGCGGCCGAGCCCGAGCCCTACGACGAGGACTACCTGGACGAGCCCCGCCGGCGGCGCGGGCTGAAGGTCTCCATCGCCGTGGTCGCCGTCCTGGCCGTGCTCGGCGGCGCCGGGTACTTCGGCTGGCGGTGGACCCAGGACCAGTACTACGTGGGCGCCGACGGCAACGTGGTCGCCGTCTACCGCGGGGTCAACCAGAACCTGGCCGGCCTGAGCCTCTCCTCGGTCTACCAGAGCTTCGGCGAGGTCGAACTCAAGTACCTGCCGACCTACCAGCGCACCCAGGTCAGCAACACGATCCAAGCCAAGAGCCTGGACGACGCCCGCGACCAGGTGAAGCGCCTCTCCGACCAGGCCGCCGTCTGCAAGAAGATCGACGGCGCGAGCCCGGCCACCCCCTCCACCACCCCCAGCCCGAGCCCGAGCCCCACCGTGCCCGCACAGGGCACCTCGCCGACCCCGAGCCCCACCCCGCCGCTCTCCGCGGCGGAGCAGCTCCTGGCGAGCAACTGCCCGGCCAAGTAG
- a CDS encoding FHA domain-containing protein, with protein sequence MSELTLTVMRLGFLAVLWLFVIVAVQVIRSDLFGSKVSARGARRASATTAPAPAAGGRPAPPQQQTAATQAQPRQRRGAPTQLVVVQGSLAGTTVALQGQTITLGRAHDSTIVLDDDYASSRHARIYPDQTGQWTVEDLGSTNGTYLDRQRLTAPTPLQPGMPIRIGRTVIELRK encoded by the coding sequence ATGTCAGAACTGACCCTGACGGTCATGCGGCTCGGCTTCCTGGCCGTGCTGTGGCTGTTCGTCATCGTGGCCGTACAGGTCATCCGCAGTGACCTGTTCGGCAGCAAGGTGAGCGCGCGCGGCGCGCGCCGGGCGAGTGCGACCACCGCGCCCGCGCCCGCCGCGGGCGGGCGCCCCGCGCCGCCGCAGCAGCAGACCGCCGCCACCCAGGCCCAGCCCCGGCAGCGCCGCGGCGCGCCCACCCAGCTGGTCGTGGTGCAGGGTTCGCTGGCCGGCACCACCGTGGCGCTCCAGGGCCAGACGATCACGCTGGGCCGGGCGCACGACTCCACCATCGTCCTCGACGACGACTACGCCTCCTCCCGGCATGCCAGGATCTACCCCGACCAGACTGGGCAGTGGACGGTCGAGGATCTAGGCTCCACCAACGGCACCTATCTGGACCGGCAGCGGCTCACCGCGCCCACGCCCCTCCAGCCGGGCATGCCGATTCGTATCGGCAGGACCGTCATCGAACTGCGGAAGTAG